The Uranotaenia lowii strain MFRU-FL unplaced genomic scaffold, ASM2978415v1 HiC_scaffold_807, whole genome shotgun sequence genome contains the following window.
AGTGCCGAAAGGAGATTCGAATGATCAAACAGATTTGGGACTTTGTCTACGCCATCGAGTCCTGTGTGAACGATTGGAAGAAGACCCCTTGGAAGAAAATCGATGTCGAAGCAATGGAGGTAGAATGCAAGAACTACGGCAAACAGCTGCGCCAGTTAGACAAAGATCTACGCACGTGGTACCCGTACCTGCACATTGAAGCTGTCCTCAAGAATCTCCTGACGTCCCTGAGAGCCATAACGGAGTTGCAAAACCCAGCTATTCGCGAGCGGCACTGGATGGAACTTATGCAAGCAACCAAGGTaaattgtttgtgtttttatcgAATTACCTTTCTTTGGGAACTTTCTACAAATTGTGGCATGTTTTCGGTCGTAAATATTTAATTGTATATTTTCAGGTTCTCCCTTATTATCTAGTTAATATTCAATCCtataaaatttacagaaaaactTTAAGCCCGTCGTTTTGTTTCgcgttaaattaaaattattctacTCTACACACCGACTGaaccaaatgaaattttctccCAGGGTAGCTTCGAGTAAGGCCAAAGTGTGAACAGtaggaacaaaaaaaacctcatAAACTGCATACAAAGTTTCTTGTATGTAAACATGTTTTAACAGAAACATTTTTCCtccatttttttctccttcctTCTGTCTCTATCTTTGTTCTATTTGTATGACTGTCCTGCTCGGCCCTACACACACACGTTCTGCAATTAAGCTGTTGAAAACTTATGGAAGGGAAATGTTGGTTTGTGTGCTTTTGTGCTTTCTCAGTCCGCTTAGTTTTGTAGTCCATTTAAATAATGCCCAGTGCTAGCGACACCAAACCCCTCTATCCGTGCACAGCCAAAGCAAAGCTCAGTTTTACTTTCAGTAGCCAAACCATTCCGGTAGGCGGAGACGATTTGAGgtcgtttttgaatttctcaaaacttcgggtctaaaattttaagtaacgtttacatgagtacaTTTTACCCTTTAAGGTTGTAcaggaaaattcaatattttatactgaaaaatcatcaacatttttgtttcttctgtggaaccaggTCTGCTAATGGGTTTCGTGCGAATTTATAAAtccttaaaagaaaaatttccgctgaacaactttgtcgaagaccgtaacatCGTATCTTATGATACAAATAAGTTATTAGGTTTTGGAtgggggcatgtcttttggcaatgaaaaacaataaattcaagagacatcactgctgggtgcctagcgagttATACTTTTACTGTTATACTTtgcgaggcaccagcagtgaagtaatttgaatttattgtttttaatgccaaaagacaaacctctgttaaacagcttacaACTTTTTAGCCTTGAATAAGATACGAATTCACAGCCTTCGACAGCAGTAGTTCAGCGAAAATTTTCCTTAAAAGAATTGATAAATTGGCACGAAAACCATCagcagaaacaaaaattatgttgatttttcagtacaaaattattattatttatatttagaTATTATATTTTAGACCCCAgcgtttgagaaattaaaaaatgttccgAAATCGACTCAGTCCACTATTCCGGTGAACTATGCACCCTTGCCCATCAGCTCCCACCCATGGTCTGTCTGAATGTAGTTTGTAGTAACGAGAAAACTAACTTTACGTTCAATCCCGCAGCAGATATATTACTTGTTTTACTtctttccaataaaaataaaactaggtACGCTTCCGAATGGACGATTCGACGACGTTGGCCGACCTGTTGGAGCTGAATTTGCACAACTACGAAGAGGAGGTCAAAACAATTGTGGATAAGTCGGTCAAGGAGCAAGGTATGGAGAAgattttgaaagatttggaAGTTGCCTGGAAGGATTTGATCTTCGAGTTTGATATACACGAGCGAACCGGACTCAAATTGCTGAAGGTTTCGGAGGAAATCATCGAGATGCTGGAAGAAAATCAAGTGCAGCTGCAAAACCTTATGTCTTCGAAGTATATAGCCTATTTCCTAAAGGAGGTTTCCATGTGGCAATTGTCGCTTTCGAATGCTGATCAGGTTATTACTTCGTGGTTTGAAGTGCAGCGCAAATGGATGTATCTGGAAAGTATCTTCATCGGATCGGAAGATATCCGAAGTCAATTGCCAGAAGATTCAAAGCGTTTTGATGGTATTGACAAGGAGTTCAAGAGATTGCTAGCAGAGGTTGTAGCTAATCCAAACATCGTTAAAGCAACAAATAAAGAAGGACTGTACGATAAGTTGGAGTCACTTCTCAAGGAACTTATACTTTGCGAAAAGGCTCTGAATGACTATTTGGAAACGAAGCGCTTGGCCTATCCCAGATTCTATTTTGTATCCTCAGCCGATTTACTTGATATTCTATCGAATGGAAATCAGCCAGAGCTTGTAGCGAAACATCTCACGAAGCTGTATGATTCACTCGCAAAGTTGGTATTTCACAAGTTATCTAAGAAGATGGCCATTGGCATGATATCGAAGGAAAACGAAGAATACGTACCATTCAAGAATAACTGCGATTGCGGTGGAAAAGTTGAGATTTGGCTGAACCGCGTGACGGACTCCATGCGAGCGACACTCCATGAGCTGTTCGAAAAGTCGGTTAACGCCTACGAAGAGAAGCCGCGTGATCAGTGGATCTTCGATTGGCCAGCCCAGCCGGCTCTTTGCGCAACTCAAATCTGGTGGACCACTGAGGTTAATCTGGCCTTCGCCCGCTTGGAGGAAGGTTACGAGAATGCCCTTAAGGACTACCAGAAAAAGCAGATCGTGCAGCTTAGTGCGCTGATCGTGTTGCTATGTGGAGATCTGAGCGTCGGCGATCGCCAAAAGATTATGACTATTTGTACGATCGACGTACACTCGCGAGACGTGGTAGCCAAAATGATCTTTCAAAAGGTAGAAACTGGCCAAGCCTTCCAATGGCAAAGTCAACTCAGACATCGATGGGATGATGGGCTCGGAGATTGTTTCGCCAACATTTGCGATGCCGTATTCCGATATGACTACGAATATTTGGGCAATACACCGCGATTGGTGATCACTCCTTTGACAGATCGCTGCTATATCACATTAACACAGGTGCGTCACcttagaaaaaaacacatctttctcaaatattaaatcatttttcctTAGTCGCTTCACTTGATCATGGGAGGAGCTCCGGCTGGCCCAGCAGGAACAGGAAAAACCGAAACTACCAAAGATTTAGGTCGAGCTCTCGGGATTATGGTGTACGTTTTCAACTGCTCCGAACAGATGGATTACAAATCCTGTGGTAACATTTATAAAGGCTTGTCACAAACCGGTGCTTGGGGCTGCTTCGACGAGTTCAACCGCATCTCGGTTGAGGTGCTCTCTGTGGTTGCTGTCCAAGTAAAATCGATTCAGGATGCAATAAAGGTTAGTTCTTTATTACTTGTAGGTGACACATAATTGTAGATATctagaaaaaactttttggtaTGACTAGAACGAATCCTGTATTGAATGTAAGATATTtgtaattctttttttattaatttttttccacgtttgaatcttttttggtattttacggtatttgtttttaaaggGTGATCGAAAATATGCAACCCTTAGTGATTTCGAGGTAATTTTGGAGAATCGACTTATGATGtcatatgtaatttttgtctagTTCGTTGGAAAGTCATGGAAATTTGACACACATGATGCACACAATTCGTGACCAAACGTCAGCACCTGATTCTCCAATCATGTAATATAGATAGATTCAGAACTAAATCAGTCTCTTTCTCGATGTAAACAACTTTCATGAGTAGCagtaattttatcaatttgaaagcATCATTCACTAATCAACGAGCACTGATTTACCGTCATTGACATCCAATCACCGAAACGACTCATAAAGTAATCAACCAAACGACTTCTACTTCCATCGAAAGCATCGCCGGAAAAGTGCTTCTCCATGTTGAAAGAGGCTCAAATTGCACAACGCCTCCAGAGCAATGCAGAATTGTAACGAGATATTCCTTCGCAAAGCACCGAACTGCCTCTATTAACAGGAGCTGCTCGCTCTGCACATAAAACCGTTTCCGCCCATTTCGGACATTTTCCGTCTGCACCCAAAAAGCCAATTGAGGAAATGCCCTCTAGACTTCATCTTTCCCTCTGCTGTTGCTTATCACGTTTCTCACTCACATCGAAAACGAGGCACGAACAAACACTCACTTTGGGGGGCAATGTCGAGGCTATTAAAACGTTTTTCTGCTGAAAATTCCCAGGAAGGATCCTACTACCATCATCCACTCACACCCTACTCATAGACCCGGTAATTGGTTCACTATTTGGGTTCAATAAAATCACGGTCCCTATAATGATGGGACTCATGGTTATTGCAACGGTTCGGATGGAGAAACCTTTTTGAACCTACAGAAACGGGAGCTTGGCAACATTTATACTGTAAATTCACCGCTATAACATTTTAATTAGAACGAAAATCTTCCCAGAGTGGctgatcaaaaattcaaaagcacTCGCTTCACTTCCTACAGAAATGCGGGAAAATGTTGCTGTAGGCTAACTGCCGGCTTCGCTTTTTTCTTTCCCTTAAAAGCACGAGTAAATCATGCCTTCATCtggattcaaaaatttcatcacagacTCTGTTAAGTAGTTGTATGTTTCGTTATCGTAGCATAAATGTTTTTTCGTGTTCTttgaaagagaagaaaaaaacaccctTCCTACACGTGTAAACCAGTCTGCACAAAAGAGTGGTAATTAAATTTGCATACAAATAGGGCAAAAAggagaaattcaattttatgggCGAGATCATTTCCCTCATCCCGACCGTTGGCATCTTCATCACGATGAACCCGGGATACGCCGGACGGACGGAATTGCCAGAGAACCTGAAGGCGCTGTTCCGGCCGTGTGCGATGGTTGTTCCCGATTTTGAGCTGATTTGCGAAATCATGTTGGTGGCCGAGGGCTTCCAGGAGGCCCGTCTTTTGGCAAGGAAGTTCATCACGCTGTACACCTTGTGCAAGGAGCTGCTTTCCAAACAGGATCACTACGATTGGGGACTGCGAGCCATCAAGTCGGTTTTGGTTGTGGCCGGATCGTTGAAGGTGAGAACAAAAAATTGTCCTTTTTATGTAAAATCTTATCTTTTATAACAACAATGAACTCCAGCGAGGTGATCGCGAAAGACCTGAAGATCAGGTGCTGATGAGAGCCCTGCGAGATTTCAACATACCGAAAATTGTCACCGATGATGTGCCGGTCTTTATGGGTCTCATTGGAGATCTGTTCCCGGCATTGGATGTTCCCAGAAAGCGATCGCCAGAGTTTGAAAGACTCATTCGTAAGTCTGCCGTCGAATTGAAGCTTCAACCGGAAGACAACTTCATACTGAAAGTAGTACAACTCGAGGAACTTTTTGCTGTTCGGCATTCAGTGTTCATCGTTGGTTTCGCCGGAACAGGAAAAAGTCAAGTTTGGAAAACGCTTTTCAAAACGTACCAGAACCAGAAACGGAAACCACATTTCAACGACCTTGATCCGAAAGCAGTGACCAATGATGAACTGTTTGGCATCATCAATCCAGCCACCAGAGAATGGAAAGATGGTCTTTTTTCGGTCATAATGCGTGATCAAGCTAATATGGGCGGAAATGGACCCAAATGGATCGTTCTGGATGGAGACATCGATCCCATGTGGATTGAAAGTTTAAACACCGTAATGGACGATAACAAAGTGTTAACACTGGCCAGTAACGAACGGATTGCGTTAACCAAAGAAATGCGTTTGTTATTCGAAATATCTAACCTCAGAACTGCTACTCCAGCTACCGTTTCAAGGGCAGGTATTTTGTACATTAACCCTCAGGATTTGGGATGGAATCCGTAAGTGTAAAAcctttgttaaaatatttgatgaacATTTACGGGATTACTTTTTTTCCAGATTCGTTGCCTCTTGGATTGATTCGCGTGAAACTCAAGCCGAGAAGAGCATACTGTCGGTGCTGTTCGACAAATACATACCACCTCTGATCGACGCtcacaaaaagtttaagaaaatcACGCCCATTTCTGATATAGCTATGATACAAATGACATGTCATTTGTTGGATTGTCTGTTAACACCTGTCAACATTCCCCCAGATAGTCCTAAGGATTGGTACGAAATCTATTATGTATTTGCAGTTATTTGGGGCTTTGGGTCCTCTCTGTTCCAAGATCAGCTGGTCGATTGGCGTAACGAGTTTCATAAGTGGTGGATCAACGAATTTAAAGCAATCCGGTTTCCTCCAGGTGGCACAGTTTTCAGCTACTACATTGATCCGGAAACGAAAAAGTTCAATCCTTGGACCGATCTGGTGCCGAGTTTTGAACTCGACACAGACATACCACTTCAGTCAATTCTGGTTCCAACAGCAGAAACGACTCGTTTGCGTTGGTTTTTGGACATTCTCGTAGAGGCTCAGCATCCAGTTATGCTGATTGGTGCTGCTGGATCTGGAAAAAGTGTCATCATGGCTGAAAAATTGACTAACCTTTCGTATAATTACGCGGTCACAAATGTGCCGTTCAATTTTTACACCACATCTGAGATGCTTCAACGCGTCCTAGAAAAACCTCTGGAAAAGAAGGCCGGACGTAATTACGGACCTCCAGGCAACAAGACCATGGTCTACTTCATCGATGACATGAACATGCCTGAGGTAGATACCTACGGTACAGTACAACCACATACCCTGATTCGCCAATTCATGGACTACCGGCATTGGTACGACCGGATCAAACTGTCCCTCAAGGATATTCACAACTGTCAGTTTGTGTCCTGCATGAATCCAACGGCCGGTTCCTTCACAATCGACTCCCGACTTCAGCGTCACTTTTGTGTTTTTGCTGTCAGTTTCCCCAGTGGCGACCCGCTTTATCACATCTACTATTCAATCCTATCCCAGCACTTGTCCAATCCACTCAACAAGTTCAGCATTCAAACGCAGAAGATATGCGCATCACTAGTCAGTTGTGCTTTAGCTTTGCATCAGAGAATGGGCCAAACGTTCCTGCCCACAGCAATTAAATTCCATTACGTTTTCAATCTGCGTGATTTGGCAAACATCTTCCAGGGGATGCTGTTTGCCAACGGAGAAACCTGTCCAGATCCTAATTCCTTGATTCGCTTGTGGGTTCATGAATCCACCAGAGTCTACAGCGATAAGCTGGTTGACGATCGAGACATTGAAGCGTATCTGAAGCTCCGCGGTGATGTGgtgaaaaaatctttcgagGAATTTGacgaaaacaaagtttttactTCTCCGATCATCTATTGCCACTTTGCAGAAGGTTTGGTTGACCCGAAGTATATGCCTGTTTCCGGATGGGACACTCTTACGAAAACCTTGGAAGAAGCACAACTCAACTATAACGATATGATTGGGGCAATGAATCTTGTTCTCTTCGAGGATGCTATGAGCCATATTTGTCGCATCAGCCGAATTTTGGAATGCCCTCGAGGAAACGCACTGCTAATCGGTGTCGGTGGATCTGGTAAACAGTCACTTTCGAGATTGGCAGCTTTTATATCTGGGTTAGAAGTTTCTCAGATACAGTTGCGCAAAGGCTACGGGATTAACGATTTGAAAGCTGATTTAGCCATACTGTACATGAAGTCTGGGGTGAAAAATGTACCAAGCATGTTTTTGATGACGGATGCTCAGGTGGCAGAAGAATCTTTCCTCGTTTTAATCAATGATCTGTTAGCTTCAGGGGAAATACCTGAGTTGTTCCCCGAAGATGAAATCGATAACATAGTAAACGCACTTAGAAACGAGGTTAAGCAGCTTGGAATTCTAGATTCCAAAGAAAACTGTTGGAAATACTTTATCGAAAAGGTGAGAAAGTCGTTGAAGATTGTGCTCTGTTTCTCGCCAGTTGGATCAACTTTGAGAGTTCGGGCTAGAAAGTTCCCAGCACTTGTAAATTGTACCGCCATCAACTGGTTCCATGAGTGGCCCCGTTCAGCTTTGGAGTCAGTGTCCACGAGATTCCTTGCCGATATAGAAGTTATGCCCCGAGATTTAGTTGAACCGATTGCCGTTTTCATGGCATATGTGCATGGAACTGTCAATGAAATGTCTCAAATATATTTGCAAAATGAACGACGATACAACTACACCACCCCGAAGTCATTCCTGGAGTTGATTGCTCTGTATTCCAAGTTCATTACCCAAAAATATGTGGAGTTGAATGACCGTGTTCTAAGATTGGAGAGCGGTATTCTCAAACTGGCTGAATGTGCCAAACAGGTCGATTCACTACAAATCCAACTTGCGGATCAGGAAGTTatcctgaagaaaaaaaatcaggaagcAGATAAACTGATCAAGGTAGTTGGAGCTGAAAATGAGAAAGTACAACATGAAAAGAACTTTGCAGCAGAGGAAGAGAAAAAGGTTCGAGTCATTGAAGAAGATGTCGGGGCAAAAGCCAAAATTTGCGAAGAAGATCTGCGCAAAGCTGAACCAGCGTTGCTTGCCGCACAACAGGCCTTGGACACCCTGGACAAAAACAATCTGACTGAGCTGAAATCTTTCGGATCTCCACCAGAACAGGTGGTGAAAGTTTGCTCTGCTGTGTTGGTTCTATTCTCACCGAAAGGGAAAATCCCCAAAGATCGTAGCTGGAAGGCTTGTAAACTGATGATGAACAATGTGGGACAGTTTTTGAACGATTTGATTTACTACGACAAAGAACACATTCACCCGGACGTTATCAAAGCATTGCAAGAGTACTTGAAAGATGCGGACTTCGATCCGGACAAGATTCGGGCCAAATCGGCGGCAGCTGCTGGACTCTGTGCCTGGGTCATCAACATCCACAAGTTCTATCAGGTCTATCAGGTTGTGGAGCCTAAACAGCGAGCCCTGAACGAAGCTCAGTCCGAGTTGAAGGCTGCACAGGATAAACTGATGGACCTGACTCAGATGATCAATGAGCTGGAAGAACGATTGGGTGTGATCCAGGCCGAGTTCAACGATGCCCTAGCAGAGAAGCAGAAATGCCAAGACGAGGCCGATAAGACCGCCTTCACGATCGACCTAGCGCACCGTCTGGTGAATGGACTGGCCTCCGAAAATGTCCGCTGGCGGGAATCGATAGCCAGCCTAAAGGGTCAAACCATAACCCTGCCGGGCGATGTGCTATTGATTGCTTGCTTCATCAGCTATGTCGGTTGCTTCACCAGACGGTACCGAATCGAGTTGCAGGAGAAGATGTGGATCCCGACTTTCCGACAAGCCAAGGTTTGATATGATTGACAAGCATTGTGAGaaagacaaacaaaaaaaaatctcttttttcagCCTCCAATACCATTTACCGAAGGTGTCGATCCCTTGAATTTAATCGTGGATGATGCGGTAATTGCTTCGTGGAACAACGAAGGTTTACCCTCGGATAGAATGTCTTCTGAAAACGCCGCTATTTTGACATACTCTTCACGATGGCCGTTGATGATTGACCCTCAACTGTAAACTTTACACTAATTTTATGTTACATATCATTTAACATAATATTTATCCACTTTCAGGCAAGGGATCAAATGGATCAAACAGAAATACGGGGATAAACTTACAGTGCTACGTCTAACCGCACGTGGTTATCTTGACGTTATCGAAAAATGCGTTTCCAGCGGTAGTATTCTGCTCATCGAAAACATTGGTGAAACTGTTGATGCTGTTCTCGATCCATTGCTAGGCAGAATGCTCGTTAAAAAgggaaaatgtttgaaaatgggAGAGAAAGAGATCGACTACAATCCTTCATTCCAGTTGATCCTTCAGACAAAACTTGCTAATCCGCACTACAAACCGGAAATGCAAGCTCAAACAACTTTGATCAACTTCACCGTCACGCGGGATGGACTCGAGGAACAGCTGCTAGCAGAAGTTGTCAAAGCAGAACGACCTGATCTCGAACAGCAAAAAGCGGATTTAACAACTCAACAGAATACTTTCAAGATAACGTTAAAAATGCTGGA
Protein-coding sequences here:
- the LOC129760891 gene encoding dynein beta chain, ciliary, with the protein product MYGDLSANPIDDLAVIADEIFYPIVSNPRNQEGWPDVIKKDVDSHFQDLRNIITEVKGNIINQTLLPMPICIGEVESVGEQVAEGNPDACTLKMKNALEGIVIKWAYQINDVLKEDSNSLFKDDHHPSPVEEINFWEARRSNMQNIYQQLLDDRVRQIGVILQGIDSVYYASFKSTFQSVVQAVHEADDVTLYMKPLRKHFEMFESSDFTDNLELVAPMLHCICMVWGYSFYYGTNPRMMVLFKMVSNMMITEASKCLDPGSLFQGEADECLVKITQVIDILLYYKDQFMDFRSRLDNFRQPDTQPTNWTFRLQTIFYRLDLFIDRLNLVKDIFYTATEFRKLEKVEIGGLRGRGVSRNIMDILEDFNKLYMRWGLIQYDPLDPNPKDLNFEKDRKRYQEQTDVLERKLSAQFVLAFEECFNVDQLMKLVQILGTLIIRPLIFPDIKHRINNIVNFYNQDLNTVKALFDEGKAGYEKVGVAGIPQDKGFPPVAGSILWVHKLRDRISKPINELTMVEYPLFKEENDEFVLNNYQEMMKQLDALEARIFKQWAADVAKHISTHMSKALLVRKPINRLLEMNFNQALVLILMEISYMKKMELPNIPDKALQFSALEEDLWQARLKLMRIVEWYNEIVETCAPCERDLIEKELVEIEHLIDKACSGRIDWNNYDPDFIEDFYSKLKNLHTRVLKIQNNVKKIQKSIRSWGDVPLYRRKDRLLDIEDRPGKVQQRLNDCFDTKKLIDVAMEQNFKYFFDFYVESVVTIPSDLGSKKSARSGSLSIAKEASVEAAAEEKKDEEAEEGESSSRRGTAEESIAPEEELQKTASMMALFRPYQEYVDTIVSKEIMDSIRTSIKYIKIEMENRASLPIFEIKFELHPPKTTFIPTLDSFDPAGFLALVEGLMVDIYCMSSIPRVAQPTELEVKAEKKDVGNDEEKDEENDEEAEGGTEEGSEEVPERVLETYLGDLDNQEDIEQMKNSIVNRVIQTVREAEEFMQRFENYNYLWLDDRAVVLEQFLKYGRPLTGDEMEMLLCSDTPLREVAPTLEQFRAQIDSYYELYDDILVNMRIQEVFDDWLQIDLSFFKTVLLNEISKWSHMFKQNLIDNVQNSLQELEEFANECDEIFLLEVEEEDFPTLLKILSALNKLKEREATYDNMFEPLKQTVELLKNYNVEFDELVYKRFAELPERWLHVKKTANKVREKIGPAQAYQVDLIKKRITLFDIRSKLYREGFKKLGFFKVPCENVYQMCNQVNLELNIMETQMKNLTDSAALFELNPPDDSRLKQCRKEIRMIKQIWDFVYAIESCVNDWKKTPWKKIDVEAMEVECKNYGKQLRQLDKDLRTWYPYLHIEAVLKNLLTSLRAITELQNPAIRERHWMELMQATKVRFRMDDSTTLADLLELNLHNYEEEVKTIVDKSVKEQGMEKILKDLEVAWKDLIFEFDIHERTGLKLLKVSEEIIEMLEENQVQLQNLMSSKYIAYFLKEVSMWQLSLSNADQVITSWFEVQRKWMYLESIFIGSEDIRSQLPEDSKRFDGIDKEFKRLLAEVVANPNIVKATNKEGLYDKLESLLKELILCEKALNDYLETKRLAYPRFYFVSSADLLDILSNGNQPELVAKHLTKLYDSLAKLVFHKLSKKMAIGMISKENEEYVPFKNNCDCGGKVEIWLNRVTDSMRATLHELFEKSVNAYEEKPRDQWIFDWPAQPALCATQIWWTTEVNLAFARLEEGYENALKDYQKKQIVQLSALIVLLCGDLSVGDRQKIMTICTIDVHSRDVVAKMIFQKVETGQAFQWQSQLRHRWDDGLGDCFANICDAVFRYDYEYLGNTPRLVITPLTDRCYITLTQSLHLIMGGAPAGPAGTGKTETTKDLGRALGIMVYVFNCSEQMDYKSCGNIYKGLSQTGAWGCFDEFNRISVEVLSVVAVQVKSIQDAIKGDRKYATLSDFEGKKEKFNFMGEIISLIPTVGIFITMNPGYAGRTELPENLKALFRPCAMVVPDFELICEIMLVAEGFQEARLLARKFITLYTLCKELLSKQDHYDWGLRAIKSVLVVAGSLKRGDRERPEDQVLMRALRDFNIPKIVTDDVPVFMGLIGDLFPALDVPRKRSPEFERLIRKSAVELKLQPEDNFILKVVQLEELFAVRHSVFIVGFAGTGKSQVWKTLFKTYQNQKRKPHFNDLDPKAVTNDELFGIINPATREWKDGLFSVIMRDQANMGGNGPKWIVLDGDIDPMWIESLNTVMDDNKVLTLASNERIALTKEMRLLFEISNLRTATPATVSRAGILYINPQDLGWNPFVASWIDSRETQAEKSILSVLFDKYIPPLIDAHKKFKKITPISDIAMIQMTCHLLDCLLTPVNIPPDSPKDWYEIYYVFAVIWGFGSSLFQDQLVDWRNEFHKWWINEFKAIRFPPGGTVFSYYIDPETKKFNPWTDLVPSFELDTDIPLQSILVPTAETTRLRWFLDILVEAQHPVMLIGAAGSGKSVIMAEKLTNLSYNYAVTNVPFNFYTTSEMLQRVLEKPLEKKAGRNYGPPGNKTMVYFIDDMNMPEVDTYGTVQPHTLIRQFMDYRHWYDRIKLSLKDIHNCQFVSCMNPTAGSFTIDSRLQRHFCVFAVSFPSGDPLYHIYYSILSQHLSNPLNKFSIQTQKICASLVSCALALHQRMGQTFLPTAIKFHYVFNLRDLANIFQGMLFANGETCPDPNSLIRLWVHESTRVYSDKLVDDRDIEAYLKLRGDVVKKSFEEFDENKVFTSPIIYCHFAEGLVDPKYMPVSGWDTLTKTLEEAQLNYNDMIGAMNLVLFEDAMSHICRISRILECPRGNALLIGVGGSGKQSLSRLAAFISGLEVSQIQLRKGYGINDLKADLAILYMKSGVKNVPSMFLMTDAQVAEESFLVLINDLLASGEIPELFPEDEIDNIVNALRNEVKQLGILDSKENCWKYFIEKVRKSLKIVLCFSPVGSTLRVRARKFPALVNCTAINWFHEWPRSALESVSTRFLADIEVMPRDLVEPIAVFMAYVHGTVNEMSQIYLQNERRYNYTTPKSFLELIALYSKFITQKYVELNDRVLRLESGILKLAECAKQVDSLQIQLADQEVILKKKNQEADKLIKVVGAENEKVQHEKNFAAEEEKKVRVIEEDVGAKAKICEEDLRKAEPALLAAQQALDTLDKNNLTELKSFGSPPEQVVKVCSAVLVLFSPKGKIPKDRSWKACKLMMNNVGQFLNDLIYYDKEHIHPDVIKALQEYLKDADFDPDKIRAKSAAAAGLCAWVINIHKFYQVYQVVEPKQRALNEAQSELKAAQDKLMDLTQMINELEERLGVIQAEFNDALAEKQKCQDEADKTAFTIDLAHRLVNGLASENVRWRESIASLKGQTITLPGDVLLIACFISYVGCFTRRYRIELQEKMWIPTFRQAKPPIPFTEGVDPLNLIVDDAVIASWNNEGLPSDRMSSENAAILTYSSRWPLMIDPQLQGIKWIKQKYGDKLTVLRLTARGYLDVIEKCVSSGSILLIENIGETVDAVLDPLLGRMLVKKGKCLKMGEKEIDYNPSFQLILQTKLANPHYKPEMQAQTTLINFTVTRDGLEEQLLAEVVKAERPDLEQQKADLTTQQNTFKITLKMLEDDLLSRLSSAGENVLEDASLVINLEKTKKTAAEVEIKVREAKITSEQIDVARESYRPAAERASILYFILNDLHKINPIYQFSLKAFTIVFKDAIAETPPAEKLKDRVFKLIDSITFAVHMYTSRGLFERDKLIFMAQMAIQILLQAKEIDPAELDFLLRFPFTPNLTSPLDFLTNAGWGGIKALSNMTEFTALDKELEGSSKRWRKLVESECPEREKMPGEWKNKNALQRLCIMRCLRPDRMTYAVRAFVEEKLGAKYVEARMVEFAKSFRETSASTPVFFILSPGVDPLKDVEKLGKKMRFSTDHNNFYNVSLGQGQEVVAEAAIDNASRDGHWVILQNIHLVAKWLSTLEKKMEATLENAHVNYRLFISAEPAAAAEYHIIPQGILESAIKITNEPPTGMMANIH